A window of the Hordeum vulgare subsp. vulgare chromosome 5H, MorexV3_pseudomolecules_assembly, whole genome shotgun sequence genome harbors these coding sequences:
- the LOC123452944 gene encoding E3 ubiquitin-protein ligase RDUF1-like yields MDVKRAAATGTAVFRLPHSFYGPGRPEPVAVVAPARALFEWPPRRGPAPRRLRPFTWEWDPPAVAADAPYSNGRFGAVPASEKAIAELPRTTAGEAREKGCSVCMEVFEEGDALRRLHCSHAFHEDCISMWLGVSHLCPLCRFALRTQGQEDEEERMGCR; encoded by the coding sequence ATGGACGTGAAGCGCGCCGCCGCCACCGGCACGGCGGTGTTTCGACTGCCGCACTCATTTTACGGCCCGGGGCGGCCGGAGCCCGTGGCCGTGGTTGCGCCAGCACGCGCCCTTTTCGAGTGGCCGCCGCGGCGGGGGCCGGCTCCGCGGCGGCTGAGGCCGTTTACTTGggagtgggacccgccggccgtCGCCGCAGATGCGCCGTACAGCAACGGCCGCTTCGGCGCCGTCCCGGCGTCGGAGAAGGCCATCGCCGAGCTGCCCAGGACCACGGCCGGCGAGGCGAGGGAGAAGGGCTGCTCCGTGTGCATGGAGGTGTTCGAGGAGGGCGACGCGCTGAGGCGGCTGCACTGCTCCCACGCGTTCCACGAGGACTGCATCTCCATGTGGCTCGGCGTCAGCCACCTCTGCCCGCTCTGCCGCTTCGCGCTGCGTACCCAAGgccaggaggacgaggaggagcgcATGGGATGCCGGTAG